The DNA window GGTTCGCGGCGGCGGACGCGACGCAAGCCGCGACGGGTGCGCCGACCTCGCCACAGGGCGGGCCGCTCGTGAACACCGCCCCGACGCTCACCTACAGCGCCGAGAGCGGCTATGGCACCGATGGTGTCGCCCCCAACACGGGCCCTGCCGGCACCGGCTTCGTGTTCCGGTGTGTCTACACCGATGCCGATGGCGATGAGCCCACCGCGGTCCGCTGCCGCATCAAGTACAGCGGCGTCGAGATCGCCGGCAGCCCCTTCGCCATGACAGCCGTGGGCGAGAGCGCCGCCGCCGAGGGCCGCACGTACGAGCTGACCTGGACGCTGGGGGATGCCGGCAGCTACAGCACGGTGTTCGAGGCTGACGATGGCGTCAGCGCCGCGACCGGGGCCGCCACGCAGGAGTTGGCCGGGCCGTCGGTGACCCTCGTCGGTCCGCTCGTCGTGGGCCTGACGGTGCTGCAAGTGCGGTCGGACCTGGTGCAGGCGCAGTGGCGCCAGTCCGCGCCTGGCGAGGTGAGCATTGACATCCGCAACCTGGCGGGGAGGACTGTGGCGCGGGTGTGCAGAAATGTAACCTACTCGTCCGGCGATGCCATAGCGCAATGGCCGCGGACACTGTCCAGCGGCGTCCGGGCTCCGGGCGGGACGTACCTGCTCGTCCTCGAGGCCGCCGCCGCTGACGGGACGCGCTGGCGGGCCATGGCGCCTCTGCCGCTGCGGTAGAGCCAGGCCGGAGTGTCTGCACCTGCGGCCGGCCCTGCCCCCTTCCGAAAGCGTGGCGCACCATGCAACAGCAGTTGCGTCAGACGATCGAGAGCCTGGTCAACAGCCGGACCAAGCTTGACGTGCTGTACTACTTCCATCGGAACCCCTACGCCTGGGAGTCGCTCGGCGGGCTGGCCCGGCGCTTGCACCGCGCCCCGGAGGATGTCGAGGAGGCGCTGCAGGACCTCACGCGCGTCAATCTGCTGCAGGTGCGGTCGGCCCGCGCGGCCGATGAGCTGGTCTTCAGCTATAGCCGGGAAGCGCCCGCCGCGCCGGCGGTGGAGCAACTGCTCGAGGCCTACGAAGGCGCGGACCGGCGGGAAGTGCTGCAGGCCGTCTGCGCCGAAGACGAGCAGGCGCGCCTGCGCCGCGTCGCCCAGCGGCGCGCGCTGGACGATCTGCGCACCCGCTTCGTCTCCATGGTCACCCACGAACTGCGTACGCCCGTCACGATCATCAAGGGCGTGCTCAAGACGCTGCAGGCGGGCAACCATGTTACCGACGAGCAGGCCCTGTCCCTGCTCGACCGAGCGGCCCGGCAGTCGGAGCGCCTCAGCAGCATCGTCGAGAACCTGCTGGTACTCTCCGGCCTGCAGGCTGGCGCTCATCTGGAGCTGTACCTTTCGGACGTGGACCTCCCACGGTTGGTGACGGAGGTCTGCGAGCGGTTCAACGGGGGCGAGCGCAAGCCGGACCTGCAGGTGAACCTGGCCGAGGCTCCGCCGACGGTGATGGCCGACGAGTACCTCCTGGGGCAGCTCCTGGAGGAACTCGTCGGGAATGCCATCAAGTTCAGCCCGGAGAACGCGCCGGTGCAGGTCGAGGTAAGCCAGGAGGAGGAGTTCGCCCTGGTGGTCATTGACGACGAGGGGGTGGGGGTGTCCGCGCACCAG is part of the bacterium genome and encodes:
- a CDS encoding HAMP domain-containing histidine kinase, with product MQQQLRQTIESLVNSRTKLDVLYYFHRNPYAWESLGGLARRLHRAPEDVEEALQDLTRVNLLQVRSARAADELVFSYSREAPAAPAVEQLLEAYEGADRREVLQAVCAEDEQARLRRVAQRRALDDLRTRFVSMVTHELRTPVTIIKGVLKTLQAGNHVTDEQALSLLDRAARQSERLSSIVENLLVLSGLQAGAHLELYLSDVDLPRLVTEVCERFNGGERKPDLQVNLAEAPPTVMADEYLLGQLLEELVGNAIKFSPENAPVQVEVSQEEEFALVVIDDEGVGVSAHQHERVFDPFYQGQEDAARLTGGLGLGLYMARKIAESHGGEIWFEPKPPPGMRVCFTVPISGPDT